A single window of Channa argus isolate prfri chromosome 12, Channa argus male v1.0, whole genome shotgun sequence DNA harbors:
- the LOC137137749 gene encoding ependymin-like, with the protein MRVLVVFVCLTAGCFALKPRPCRSPPLLTGSLSVSTASEKLWAYAKFSYDALRQRIRLRELGSYNNQTFRYDVLLLYREHLMYEIHYRNHTCTKKPLNVDFHPLAIPRNASLLGQVVLGSSSGPGQGVLVNTWVGELRMKTGTARFMSTVTEYGCVPVSTLFHTDKSGWVVTSFFNNVLGIADPQLLIPPYFCKDAQLEEDDEEDSANFFSLF; encoded by the exons ATGAGAGTCCTCGTCGTGTTTGTGTGCCTGACAGCTGGCTGCTTTGCTCTGAAACCACGACCGTGCA GATCCCCACCACTGCTGACAGGAAGCCTTTCTGTG TCCACCGCGAGTGAGAAGCTGTGGGCTTACGCCAAGTTCAGCTATGACGCACTGAGACAGCGCATCCGCCTGAGAGAGCTTGGATCTTACAACAACCAAACCTTCCGATATGACGTCCTCCTGCTTTACAGAGAG CATCTTATGTATGAAATCCACTACAGAAACCACACGTGCACCAAGAAGCCACTCAATGTTGACTTCCACCCGCTGGCGATCCCAAGGAACGCTTCCCTGCTCGGACAGGTTGTGTTGGGCAGCTCCTCTGGTCCAGGACAGGGCGTCCTGGTCAACACCTGGGTGGGAGAGCTGCGGATGAAGACGGGAACAG CAAGGTTCATGAGCACTGTCACTGAGTACGGATGTGTTCCTGTCTCCACTCTGTTTCATACCGATAAAAGTGGATGGGTGGTGACCAG CTTCTTTAACAATGTCCTTGGAATCGCGGACCCTCAGCTGTTAATACCTCCATATTTCTGCAAGGATGCACAGCTggaagaagatgatgaagaggatTCAGCAAACTTCTTCAGCCTGTTTTAA